In a genomic window of Pseudoglutamicibacter albus:
- a CDS encoding biliverdin-producing heme oxygenase, whose amino-acid sequence MTAPPTQAPSFAAQLKSATRTEHAAAEHSSFIQNLMEGKLSAEDYVRLLAQYQPLYRALEKACAAWRCEPSVRQLLDPALERSESIRNDLAGLTEYLGIQMPDLTTAVMLYTQRIHEVGAMASPERLIAHHYLRYLGDLSGGQAIGALVARHYNIPSELLTMWKFPTIDKPKIYKDAYRIHLDHFAQQANQAEIVDEARLGFALNRNLFVELGAPLSDNKDLYV is encoded by the coding sequence ATGACTGCTCCACCCACCCAAGCACCGTCTTTCGCAGCACAACTGAAATCAGCAACGCGTACTGAACATGCCGCGGCGGAACACTCTTCGTTCATCCAGAACCTCATGGAAGGCAAGCTCTCCGCCGAGGACTACGTGCGGCTGCTCGCTCAATATCAGCCGCTCTATAGGGCACTTGAAAAGGCTTGTGCTGCATGGCGGTGCGAGCCCAGTGTCCGGCAGTTGCTCGACCCTGCACTTGAACGCAGCGAGTCAATCCGCAACGATCTAGCTGGCTTGACCGAATACCTCGGCATCCAGATGCCGGACCTCACCACGGCCGTGATGCTCTACACCCAGCGCATTCACGAAGTCGGCGCTATGGCCTCCCCTGAGCGGCTCATCGCACACCACTACCTGCGCTACCTTGGCGATCTGTCCGGCGGCCAAGCGATCGGCGCTCTCGTGGCACGCCACTACAACATTCCGAGCGAATTGCTCACGATGTGGAAGTTCCCCACCATCGATAAGCCGAAAATCTACAAAGACGCGTACCGAATCCACCTGGATCACTTCGCTCAACAAGCGAACCAGGCCGAAATCGTTGACGAAGCCCGCCTAGGCTTCGCACTCAACCGAAACCTCTTTGTTGAGCTGGGCGCTCCTCTCAGCGACAACAAAGACCTCTACGTCTAA